The following nucleotide sequence is from Streptomyces bathyalis.
TGGCGCGGCGGGTCTTGGTGTTGGCCAGCCACACCCCGAGCTGAATCACGGTGCCGTCCTCCAGTTCCTCCTTGTGGCCCCTAGGAACGGTTACGGAGCCCGTGCGGGCCTTGTACTGGCGCAGGGCCGCAATGCCCCGCTCGAAGGCGCCAGAGCCGTCGTTGCGAGCCTTCTGGGGCGTCAGCTTCGGCGTGGGCAACGGTTCGATGCCGCGTTCACTCAAGAGGGCACGCTGCTCGGGCATCAGCCCGTGCCAGACGGCGTGCCGGCGCTGCCTCTCCAGCCACTTGCCGATGTCCATGCCGTGCACCGTGACGCCGGGCAGTAGCTCGCAGAGGGTGGTCCCCTCCGCCAACAGCGCCCGTACGGCGGCGTAGTGGCGCTGCCAACCCGTCGCCCAGGCCGGGTTCCAGTGCTCATCGATCGCAGCCAGCGCCTCAGCCCGCTCGGGATGGCCGGCCAGGGCTCCGGGGCGCCGCAGATTCGACAGCCACTGCCCGATCGGCCGGCCCAGCGACGTCGCGGCCCGTGGTGCGCACAGCGTCCAGTGCTGCTCGTAGTACACCCGCGCCGCGGCGAGGTTCTCCTCGAAGCCGGCGTCCGCGGCGTCCCACGCCATGCCGAGCTGCTCCAGCCGCTCCGCCCGCGCACCGGACATCTGCCCGGCCCCGTACGCGCGCCGCTGCTCGGCCACCCACTGCCCGAGAGGGTAAGCACCCTCCTTGTGCTCGTACGGGACACGCGCGTGCTGCTCGCGGTCAACGAACCGCTTCAGAGCACTCCAGCCGCGCGCCCAATCCTGCCGCTCAGTGT
It contains:
- a CDS encoding helicase associated domain-containing protein, whose translation is MASLIVPVFLKPGEEPEDMFTSSSYRPLVKVLQGLRAHDEEAVELLAIPQEPQKNVVQPSVHIGPAPDDGEDESRLLLRFAAPRDPAMVAQWVSFNVIDTERQDWARGWSALKRFVDREQHARVPYEHKEGAYPLGQWVAEQRRAYGAGQMSGARAERLEQLGMAWDAADAGFEENLAAARVYYEQHWTLCAPRAATSLGRPIGQWLSNLRRPGALAGHPERAEALAAIDEHWNPAWATGWQRHYAAVRALLAEGTTLCELLPGVTVHGMDIGKWLERQRRHAVWHGLMPEQRALLSERGIEPLPTPKLTPQKARNDGSGAFERGIAALRQYKARTGSVTVPRGHKEELEDGTVIQLGVWLANTKTRRAKLGEDRLTQLAELGLNWAV